A window of the Fibrobacter sp. UWB2 genome harbors these coding sequences:
- a CDS encoding nitroreductase family protein, which produces MNTLENIKTRRSTRKFKAQPVEIEKLKLIAEAGQFGPTGGNAQGNHFFVISDASVIAKLKELVQSAFAAMELRDDLYKSLKNSITLSRKGNYSF; this is translated from the coding sequence ATGAACACACTGGAAAATATCAAGACGCGTCGCAGTACGCGAAAGTTCAAGGCTCAGCCTGTTGAAATTGAAAAGCTGAAATTGATTGCCGAAGCAGGGCAGTTCGGCCCTACGGGCGGTAACGCGCAAGGGAACCACTTCTTTGTAATTTCGGATGCGTCGGTGATTGCAAAGCTCAAGGAACTTGTGCAGTCCGCATTTGCAGCGATGGAACTTCGCGATGACCTTTACAAGAGCCTCAAGAATTCTATCACGCTTTCGCGCAAGGGCAATTATTCTTTCT
- the folD gene encoding bifunctional methylenetetrahydrofolate dehydrogenase/methenyltetrahydrofolate cyclohydrolase FolD has translation MAALILDGKALAKTTEEELSARVAKLKEKTGKTPILATILVGDDPASATYVKMKGNACARVGMESIRVVMDKNTTTEELLNKIQELNENPNVHGILLQHPVPRHIDERAAFEAIDARKDVDGVTCLGFGRMSMGERAYGCATPAGIMRLLKAYNIPLSGKHAVVVGRSAILGKPMAMMLLNANCTVTICHSKTENLPEFVKQADILVGAVGKPEFIKKSWIKPGAVVVDAGYHPGGVGDIEKGLEEVASAYTPVPGGVGPMTINTLIYQSVESGESLIK, from the coding sequence ATGGCAGCACTCATTCTCGATGGCAAGGCTCTTGCCAAGACTACTGAAGAAGAACTCAGCGCCCGCGTGGCAAAGCTCAAGGAAAAGACCGGCAAGACCCCGATTCTTGCAACGATTCTCGTGGGCGACGACCCGGCAAGCGCCACTTACGTCAAGATGAAGGGTAATGCTTGTGCTCGCGTGGGCATGGAAAGCATCCGCGTGGTGATGGACAAGAACACCACGACCGAAGAACTCCTCAACAAGATTCAGGAACTCAACGAGAACCCGAACGTGCACGGCATCCTCTTGCAGCACCCGGTTCCGCGCCACATCGACGAACGTGCCGCCTTCGAAGCTATTGACGCCCGCAAGGACGTAGACGGTGTGACCTGCCTCGGCTTTGGCCGCATGTCCATGGGCGAGCGTGCTTACGGCTGCGCAACGCCGGCCGGCATCATGCGTCTCCTCAAGGCTTACAACATTCCGCTTTCTGGCAAACACGCTGTAGTCGTTGGCCGTAGCGCCATCCTCGGAAAGCCGATGGCCATGATGCTCCTCAACGCGAACTGCACCGTGACCATTTGCCACAGCAAGACCGAAAACCTTCCGGAATTTGTGAAGCAGGCAGACATCCTCGTGGGTGCCGTCGGCAAGCCGGAATTCATCAAGAAGTCCTGGATCAAGCCGGGTGCAGTCGTCGTGGACGCTGGTTACCATCCGGGTGGCGTGGGCGATATCGAAAAGGGTCTCGAAGAAGTCGCATCCGCATACACTCCGGTTCCGGGCGGTGTCGGCCCGATGACCATCAACACCCTCATCTACCAGAGCGTGGAATCCGGCGAATCCCTCATTAAGTAA
- a CDS encoding radical SAM protein, which translates to MLIKLIQPKMYRRPMDTDIKLHMAPPLGLLTIVNLVRKEHQVQLENENIQQIHYDDTPDIVGISVTVDTLPRAIEISRHFREKGCIVVAGGIHITTAYDTIPENVFDVLCIGAAEGTWPQIIKDFQENNLKPVYRCQKALEGNQIVSPAYDFLKKGEYLYCHVVHTSRGCPFRCDFCYNSAKAHQYVNRNIEDVLADIKAVRSRHIMFIDDNFAGNPKWTKQFLKEIMPLHLKWRAAVSINTAFDEEMLDLMKESGCQSLFIGFESINPESVRGVHKVQNHTQEYEKAIRAIHEKGIMINASFVFGLDGDSPETFRTTLDWIVKNKIETVTSHILTPYPGTALYDRMKAEGRILTEDLSLYNTAHVVYQPKGMTKQELYQGYLWIYKQIYSLKNIIRRCPESKSVRASYFTFNFLYRKYGKFTDKLCRALSYEKIGSIAERIAKSI; encoded by the coding sequence TTGTTGATTAAATTGATTCAACCTAAGATGTACCGTCGTCCGATGGATACGGATATCAAGTTGCATATGGCGCCTCCTCTAGGTTTGCTTACGATTGTAAATCTTGTTCGAAAAGAACACCAAGTGCAATTAGAAAATGAGAATATTCAACAAATTCATTATGACGATACGCCTGATATTGTCGGGATTTCGGTCACGGTTGACACTTTGCCGAGGGCAATCGAGATTTCTCGGCATTTTCGTGAAAAAGGCTGTATCGTTGTTGCCGGAGGGATTCATATAACTACAGCTTATGATACCATTCCGGAAAATGTTTTTGATGTACTTTGTATCGGAGCTGCTGAGGGAACGTGGCCGCAGATTATCAAGGATTTTCAGGAAAATAATTTAAAACCAGTCTATCGTTGCCAAAAGGCGCTCGAAGGGAATCAAATCGTTTCGCCAGCATACGATTTTCTAAAAAAAGGTGAATATTTGTATTGCCATGTTGTGCATACGAGCCGTGGTTGCCCCTTCCGTTGTGATTTTTGTTATAACAGCGCAAAAGCGCATCAATATGTAAATCGTAATATCGAAGATGTTCTGGCTGATATCAAAGCGGTTCGTTCAAGGCATATCATGTTTATCGATGATAATTTTGCGGGAAACCCGAAATGGACGAAACAGTTTCTTAAAGAAATCATGCCTTTGCATTTAAAATGGAGAGCAGCGGTATCCATCAATACCGCCTTTGACGAAGAAATGCTTGACTTGATGAAAGAATCGGGGTGCCAAAGTTTATTTATCGGTTTTGAAAGCATCAATCCAGAATCTGTACGTGGTGTTCATAAAGTGCAGAACCATACGCAGGAATACGAAAAGGCGATTAGGGCGATTCATGAAAAAGGAATAATGATTAATGCAAGTTTTGTATTCGGGCTAGACGGAGATTCTCCCGAAACGTTTAGAACAACGCTTGACTGGATTGTGAAAAATAAAATTGAAACGGTTACGTCGCACATTCTGACTCCTTATCCTGGGACGGCTCTCTATGACAGGATGAAAGCTGAAGGAAGAATTTTGACTGAAGACCTCTCGCTTTACAATACCGCTCATGTGGTTTATCAACCGAAAGGAATGACTAAACAGGAACTGTATCAAGGTTATCTTTGGATATACAAGCAAATATATAGCCTGAAAAATATAATACGTCGGTGTCCAGAATCGAAAAGTGTGAGAGCTTCTTATTTTACGTTTAATTTTCTTTATCGTAAATATGGAAAATTTACAGATAAACTCTGCCGTGCGCTGTCATATGAAAAGATTGGATCAATTGCTGAGAGAATAGCAAAATCCATTTAA
- a CDS encoding histidine phosphatase family protein yields MTNDFVQISDFFAQVDWNSKIYLLLRHAERNHITPDDKDFGAHVGLTDSGRRQAVALGKMIPAIGDAVYFSSPVGRCMETAKCIGEGRKLAGFGVCSGASVNVTPLNELGDFFVRDVTAYEQTLREGFYEGICEWLDSGEHDAFWPLHERAEQMREMMFAKGDSRFNIFVTHDAWTVPCLSHFCNLKFQPKCWMNFLTGLAFERPEKGNVKVTPITAMETGWLHF; encoded by the coding sequence ATGACTAACGATTTTGTACAAATTTCAGATTTTTTTGCCCAGGTTGACTGGAACTCTAAAATTTATCTGCTGTTGCGCCATGCCGAACGCAACCACATCACGCCGGATGACAAGGATTTTGGTGCGCATGTGGGGCTTACGGATTCTGGGCGCCGCCAGGCGGTAGCGCTTGGCAAAATGATTCCTGCCATTGGCGATGCGGTGTACTTTTCGAGCCCGGTCGGGCGTTGTATGGAAACCGCGAAGTGCATTGGCGAGGGCCGCAAGCTCGCTGGCTTTGGAGTATGCTCGGGCGCCTCGGTGAATGTCACGCCGCTGAATGAACTTGGCGATTTCTTTGTCCGAGATGTGACTGCATACGAGCAGACTTTGCGAGAAGGCTTTTACGAAGGTATCTGTGAATGGCTAGACTCCGGCGAGCACGATGCGTTTTGGCCGCTTCATGAGCGTGCCGAACAGATGCGTGAGATGATGTTTGCAAAAGGCGATTCGCGTTTCAACATCTTCGTGACGCACGATGCCTGGACGGTTCCGTGTCTCTCGCATTTTTGTAATTTGAAGTTCCAGCCGAAATGCTGGATGAACTTCTTGACGGGCCTTGCATTTGAACGCCCTGAAAAAGGTAACGTGAAAGTCACACCCATCACAGCCATGGAAACGGGCTGGCTTCATTTTTAA
- a CDS encoding phosphatase PAP2 family protein codes for MLKKIFDFDNRVSVYWTNRHFSRKVNGWLRFYVRLGDGYIWALFIAFLIWKIGWESFLPILWQALVSLAMSLLIYEGVKLSTKRPRPFAANPQIKAEVPPLDKYSFPSGHTMNNLAVASTVFYCVPQYGWIMMLLPLTWGLLRVYFGVHWFSDIVCGFLLGILSFALGHALWIPISAAIAG; via the coding sequence ATGTTGAAGAAAATTTTTGATTTTGACAATCGTGTTTCGGTTTACTGGACCAATCGCCATTTTTCGCGCAAGGTGAATGGCTGGTTGCGCTTTTACGTGCGTCTCGGTGACGGCTATATTTGGGCTTTGTTCATTGCGTTTTTGATTTGGAAAATTGGTTGGGAAAGTTTTTTGCCGATTCTTTGGCAGGCTCTTGTTTCGCTTGCGATGAGCCTTCTCATTTACGAAGGCGTCAAACTCAGCACTAAGCGTCCGCGCCCGTTTGCCGCCAACCCGCAAATCAAGGCGGAGGTTCCGCCGCTCGACAAGTACAGTTTTCCGTCGGGCCATACGATGAACAATCTGGCGGTGGCGAGCACGGTGTTTTATTGCGTGCCGCAGTACGGATGGATCATGATGCTGTTGCCGCTCACGTGGGGTCTTTTGCGCGTGTACTTTGGCGTGCACTGGTTTTCGGATATCGTCTGCGGATTCTTGCTTGGCATCTTGAGTTTTGCGCTCGGACACGCTTTGTGGATCCCGATTTCTGCTGCAATCGCGGGCTAA
- a CDS encoding FKBP-type peptidyl-prolyl cis-trans isomerase, whose product MKIFRYLPVFIVGGALVACGGSKPAPAVNPSTPSADTLKVNVAPSVPELTPIPEPSETHEQKVFLDNAVDRYSYALGVDFGRALSNINVPVKLDVLMDAMRDVLDSSREILMTDSQSEAALQDLLNQMQMQKDIDEAAAARKALSDQASFLAKNAQDPRVWVTKKGVQYIMLKEGTGIKPKATDKVQVHYVGTLLNGTEFDNSVKRGAPMEFAVTSVIEGWQDLLLEMKVGEKVKAWIPSALAYGEAGAPPSIPPNSLLVFEVELLQVFPAK is encoded by the coding sequence ATGAAAATTTTTCGTTATTTGCCAGTATTTATTGTGGGGGGTGCTTTAGTAGCCTGTGGTGGCAGTAAGCCTGCACCCGCTGTTAATCCGAGCACTCCTTCCGCAGATACTCTCAAGGTCAATGTGGCTCCCAGTGTCCCCGAGTTGACGCCCATACCGGAACCTAGCGAAACTCACGAACAGAAGGTCTTTTTGGACAATGCGGTTGACCGCTACAGTTATGCGCTAGGTGTTGACTTTGGCAGAGCCCTTTCCAATATCAATGTGCCTGTAAAGCTAGACGTCCTTATGGATGCCATGCGCGATGTGCTCGATTCCAGCCGTGAAATCCTCATGACGGATTCCCAGTCCGAAGCCGCTCTTCAGGACCTCCTCAACCAGATGCAGATGCAAAAGGATATCGACGAGGCTGCCGCGGCACGCAAGGCTCTTAGTGACCAGGCTTCGTTTTTGGCAAAGAATGCCCAGGACCCGAGAGTCTGGGTGACAAAGAAGGGTGTACAGTACATCATGCTCAAGGAAGGCACGGGTATTAAGCCTAAGGCAACCGACAAGGTCCAGGTCCATTACGTGGGTACGCTCCTCAACGGTACGGAATTTGACAATAGCGTCAAGCGCGGTGCCCCGATGGAATTTGCGGTGACTTCCGTAATCGAAGGCTGGCAGGACCTGCTCCTGGAAATGAAGGTCGGCGAGAAGGTGAAGGCCTGGATTCCGAGTGCGCTTGCCTACGGCGAGGCGGGTGCTCCGCCGTCAATTCCGCCTAACTCGCTCCTTGTGTTCGAGGTGGAACTGCTGCAGGTTTTCCCGGCGAAGTAA
- a CDS encoding acetate/propionate family kinase, translated as MRVLVLNCGSSSVKFAVIDTKTQESIASGLVENIGVNGHTKAKGPEGKIDFNFDCPTHAEAVDQVKKFLDAQKLTDTIEAIGHRVVHGGKYIKSEKVSQEVIDYIRSITLFAPLHEPAHATGMECATKFFPGLPQVAVFDTAFHQTMPQKAYLYGIPYKFYENDGIRRYGAHGTSHRFVTAEACKVLGTKPEETCLITAHLGNGSSCSAILNGQCVDTTMGFTPLEGLIMGTRSGSLDPAILFYIAKKYGEEYGTIDKLDHLVNKESGLLGLSGLSNDMRTLTQAASEGNKQAQIALDVFCYRLTREIGGIAMALPRIDAIVFTGGIGENSFYVRKQALDNLKLLGYQVDEERNLKSGKESNHLITKDGTPKAIVVATNEELLIALDTEALVK; from the coding sequence ATGCGCGTACTCGTTCTCAACTGCGGCAGCTCCTCTGTGAAATTTGCTGTCATCGATACAAAGACCCAGGAATCCATCGCTAGCGGCCTCGTCGAAAATATCGGCGTGAACGGCCACACCAAGGCTAAGGGTCCTGAAGGCAAGATTGACTTCAACTTCGACTGCCCCACGCATGCCGAAGCTGTAGACCAGGTCAAGAAGTTCCTTGACGCCCAGAAGCTCACCGACACGATTGAAGCCATCGGCCACCGCGTCGTGCATGGCGGTAAGTACATCAAGAGCGAAAAGGTCTCTCAGGAAGTCATCGACTACATCCGCAGCATCACGCTCTTTGCCCCGCTCCACGAACCGGCACACGCAACCGGCATGGAATGCGCTACCAAGTTCTTCCCGGGTCTCCCGCAAGTCGCCGTGTTCGATACGGCTTTCCACCAGACCATGCCGCAGAAGGCTTACCTCTACGGTATCCCGTACAAGTTCTATGAAAACGACGGCATCCGCCGCTACGGCGCCCACGGCACAAGCCACCGCTTCGTGACCGCCGAAGCTTGCAAGGTTCTCGGCACCAAGCCCGAAGAAACCTGCCTTATCACAGCTCACCTCGGCAACGGCTCCAGCTGCTCCGCCATCTTGAACGGCCAGTGCGTCGATACCACGATGGGCTTCACCCCGCTCGAAGGCCTTATCATGGGTACCCGTTCCGGTAGCCTCGACCCGGCAATTCTCTTCTACATCGCTAAGAAGTACGGCGAAGAATACGGCACCATCGACAAGCTCGACCACCTCGTTAACAAGGAATCCGGCTTGCTCGGTCTCTCTGGACTTTCTAACGACATGCGTACGCTTACGCAGGCAGCAAGCGAAGGCAATAAGCAGGCTCAAATCGCCCTCGACGTCTTCTGCTACCGCCTCACCCGCGAAATCGGCGGCATCGCCATGGCTCTCCCACGCATTGACGCCATCGTCTTCACGGGCGGCATCGGCGAAAACAGCTTCTACGTCCGCAAGCAGGCTCTCGACAACCTGAAGCTCCTCGGCTACCAGGTCGACGAAGAACGCAACCTCAAGAGCGGCAAGGAATCCAACCACCTCATCACGAAGGATGGCACGCCGAAGGCAATCGTCGTTGCAACAAACGAAGAATTGCTCATCGCTCTCGACACCGAAGCACTGGTGAAGTAA
- the argA gene encoding amino-acid N-acetyltransferase has protein sequence MSTASDFYSQHFEVAGFIREVFGYMDRFKGQLFVLKIDDSLMDHPMFPVLMRDIALLHKAGIRIIIVPGTRNSIDAQLKAWDLETEFHNGVRLTNEEALPLVEQASLGVAQRIMSHLTASGLSGIQGNWILARSMGVINGIDYMRTGRIERIQRDLLEQLMNEKFVPIIPPIGWNKIGHAYNISSTELATELCKYLKVGKLFFIGSESGIKLEGLVTGKNTKHLEPTDNGLISAMDIDQAKELLELNSDVLDFAQMDYLMNAIHACEAGANRVHLLSGEFQGSVLQEVFSARGDGTMVYANQYSSIRPATIEDIPDILRIMQDYIAKGYLVPRTQDSISEKLEDYVVYSIDNSIHGCGALHAFEDGMAEVAGIAVGANYRKSGIGEAIVRHLISLGRMKGYKTLFLLTTQALDWFYQLGFEDGTVEELPKSKREHYNQKRKSRILMLPLNK, from the coding sequence ATGAGTACAGCGTCCGATTTTTATTCTCAGCACTTCGAAGTTGCCGGATTCATCCGGGAAGTGTTTGGCTACATGGATAGGTTCAAGGGCCAGCTTTTCGTCCTGAAAATTGACGATAGCCTGATGGACCATCCGATGTTCCCCGTGCTGATGCGCGATATCGCCCTTTTGCATAAGGCGGGCATTCGCATCATTATCGTGCCGGGCACGCGAAATAGCATCGACGCTCAGCTCAAGGCCTGGGACCTTGAGACGGAATTTCATAACGGCGTAAGACTCACGAACGAAGAGGCGCTCCCGCTTGTGGAGCAGGCTTCCTTGGGTGTTGCGCAGCGCATCATGAGTCACCTTACGGCAAGCGGCCTCAGTGGCATTCAAGGCAACTGGATTTTGGCTCGCAGCATGGGTGTCATCAACGGTATCGACTATATGCGTACCGGCCGTATCGAACGCATCCAGCGCGACTTGCTCGAACAGCTCATGAACGAGAAGTTCGTGCCGATCATTCCGCCGATTGGCTGGAACAAGATTGGACACGCCTACAACATTTCGAGTACAGAACTGGCGACGGAACTTTGCAAGTACCTCAAGGTCGGGAAACTCTTCTTTATCGGAAGCGAAAGCGGTATCAAGCTCGAAGGCCTTGTGACGGGCAAGAATACGAAGCACCTGGAACCGACCGATAACGGGCTTATTTCGGCAATGGATATCGATCAGGCGAAGGAGCTCTTGGAACTCAACTCCGACGTGCTTGACTTTGCGCAGATGGATTACTTGATGAATGCCATCCATGCATGCGAAGCCGGTGCGAACCGCGTTCACCTGTTGAGTGGTGAATTCCAGGGTAGCGTGCTGCAGGAAGTGTTCTCCGCCCGCGGTGACGGAACCATGGTGTACGCGAACCAGTACTCCAGTATCCGCCCGGCGACAATCGAAGACATTCCGGATATCCTCCGCATCATGCAGGATTACATTGCGAAGGGTTACCTTGTACCGCGTACGCAGGATTCCATCTCCGAAAAGTTGGAAGATTACGTTGTCTATAGCATTGACAATAGCATCCATGGCTGTGGCGCACTCCATGCCTTCGAAGACGGCATGGCCGAAGTTGCGGGAATTGCAGTCGGTGCGAACTACCGCAAGTCCGGCATTGGCGAAGCCATCGTGCGCCACCTGATTTCACTGGGTCGCATGAAGGGCTACAAGACTTTGTTCTTGCTCACGACGCAGGCTCTCGATTGGTTCTACCAGCTCGGATTCGAAGATGGTACTGTCGAAGAATTGCCGAAGAGCAAGCGTGAACATTACAATCAGAAACGCAAGTCCAGAATCTTGATGCTCCCATTGAACAAGTAA
- a CDS encoding SIR2 family protein codes for MMQSNCYRRIFVLGSGFSKSFSPQMPTLRDLNELIPFGIPDEFPHFRDYCKRFLTLCNGDSDYLGIEPLATSILSAQIFPGERERLYHASLRFELLRFIASVIRRDNDVLDESAAAILKKFLVSCENDSASGSRETLLLSFNYDTLIETAIAKDKELREQVSVDYGVKIDPADRSAKRGKSNRTIDLIKLHGSLNWFPVKGASDELDLKNVCEVEPQDRSFPIYCEDTPIFIPMAHAKESFLRGSLFNLLWSKADYYLKNAEEIYFIGYGFPKTDINNLEFLLRHRDRFKKVVVFEHDGRNDLQRLQKLLGENLVESCDAKEFLEKL; via the coding sequence ATGATGCAGTCGAATTGTTATCGCCGTATTTTTGTACTTGGTTCTGGTTTCAGCAAGTCCTTCTCGCCGCAGATGCCTACGCTCCGCGACTTGAACGAGCTTATCCCTTTTGGAATCCCGGACGAGTTCCCGCATTTTCGCGATTACTGCAAGCGCTTTTTGACGCTCTGCAACGGCGATAGCGATTACCTTGGCATTGAGCCTTTGGCGACGTCCATTCTCTCGGCGCAGATTTTCCCAGGTGAGCGTGAACGCCTTTACCATGCGTCGCTCCGTTTTGAACTGTTGCGCTTTATTGCAAGCGTTATCCGTCGCGATAACGATGTGCTTGACGAATCTGCTGCTGCGATTCTCAAGAAATTTTTGGTGTCTTGCGAAAACGATTCGGCGTCAGGTTCCCGTGAAACACTCTTGCTCTCGTTCAATTACGACACGCTGATTGAAACTGCGATTGCCAAGGATAAGGAACTTCGCGAACAAGTTTCTGTGGATTACGGTGTTAAAATTGACCCTGCTGACCGCTCGGCAAAACGCGGTAAATCCAACCGCACCATAGACCTTATCAAATTGCACGGTTCTCTCAACTGGTTCCCTGTCAAGGGCGCAAGCGACGAACTCGACCTCAAAAACGTCTGCGAAGTCGAGCCTCAAGACCGCAGTTTCCCCATCTACTGCGAGGATACTCCGATATTCATCCCGATGGCGCACGCCAAGGAATCGTTCTTGCGTGGGAGTCTTTTCAACTTGCTTTGGTCCAAGGCCGATTACTACTTGAAAAACGCCGAAGAGATTTACTTTATCGGTTACGGTTTCCCGAAGACGGACATCAACAATCTGGAATTCCTGTTGCGCCACCGTGACCGCTTCAAGAAGGTGGTCGTCTTTGAACACGATGGCCGCAATGACTTGCAGCGCTTGCAGAAACTGCTTGGTGAAAATCTCGTCGAATCTTGCGACGCGAAGGAATTCTTGGAAAAACTTTAA